The region CCCTCAGCCTACTGTTGCTGGTTATGAGCACTGTCGTCGTCGACCTGTTTGAATACGCTATGAACAGGTCCCACTTTTCCACGTGCTTGAACGCGATCAGAATCTCCTCTTCGCCACTTTCGCCGTCAAAACGATCATCTTCGGCACTCGTGAAAAAGAACTCATTGTAGCAGTATCCCAGCGGCACCAGCTCCCTGCTGCCACTTCTTTCAACACCCAGGCTACATATCAGCACCAGGTTATCATCGTAGAATGGCACTATTATTCCCAGGAGCACTCTGTCATTAACAATGTGGCATCCCACCACGTCGTAATCTCCATTCAACGTTTCCGAGAGTGTGTCGTCCGACCCATCTCTTGcgttttttattgttagcTGAGATACCCTATTTCTATCCGCACCATTGCTACCATCTGCACTCAAATCCACCAGATACATCTTGTCAGACCTTGTCACTATCAAAACTCTTTTGTTATCCACATTTCCCACAAGTCTTACTCTATCCTGGCTTCCGTGGCTCACTCCAATACCATTATGATGTGGCCCTTGACCTATCAACTTAGTCTCGAACATTGCCTCTCCTGTTCCCACATTTATCAGTGCCATTGTACCAGCTGCGTCTACGACAAACAACATTAGTGTTTCATTCTCACTCGTTACCCTGTACCACATTCTATTATCTTCTTTGTCAACACTGCCACCCCCTTTAAGAAGAGCACTGGGCTTACGGTATGTGTACAGATACGCGTGGCTAATCAAACTGTACACGTACATGCTACTATCAGTCTCAATCAACAGCACGTCCTCCAAATCAAGGCTACCACCACTACCGTTACCATTACCCCTATTACCACCAGTAATACCATTACTAGTACCACCAATACCGTTACCATTACCACTAGTATTAGTACTGGTACTACCATTACCACTGCCCCTTCTATTAACACTGTTCCTATTCATGTTTCCATTATTTCCATAATTGTTATCTGCTCTAGAAGTTGCACTGCCACTGGCCATACTCACGATTCTTGCGCCAACATCCAGCGTCATCAACAAGTTACCTTCACTTACGCCCTTTTCGTCTATCACCCTCTGCAGGTGGTAGAACTTGGCTACTGGCCCACCGTACTGTATCAGCACGTTGTACTTACCAACCACCAGACTCGACAGCGTGCCTTCAAGGCCGCCGTGCTCGTAACTGGAGCTGGGTACCACTAGCGCGTGCTGAAACTTCAGGCCTTGGACGTCCTCCAACTTTGCAAACTCCACTGGCGCATCCATTCCTCAACTTGCTGCGAACGTTTCACTGGCTAACGTGCCCTTACCGTGTACTTCGACTGCAGGTAACTCAATATATCTCTGTCCTCCAAAGTGTTGCCAATTGCAACTCCCCTGTCTCCCCTGACTCTTGAACCAGCACCTGCTGTGGCGCTGTCACTATCTGGCGCGCTCTCAAGCGTACTCGTTAAGAGGCCGCTTACGTATCGTGCCAAGTCCACTGACCTGCTGATCGTGTGATTCAAGTCTCCTCTGCCTCCCGACGTCAGCCACCCGTTGGCAAAGACTCTCCTGTTGTCCACCTGCCTCAGCAACTGTTTACTCAGGTCACTCGGCTCGTAGCCTACGCACTTTACTAGCAAATTGCAGCGCCTGTTCTCCCCCTCTTCTTCGCAGTTGCCACCGCCGATTCCGCTGTTCGTGACTCTGCTGGCACCGACGAATCGCACCTGCTCAACGTTCCCCGATGCGTCGTTGACTGTCTCAACTACTCTCGAGTTAAACTTGAAATCAACTTCCACTCTCCTCTCTCCCGCGTCTTCCAAGCTTGCCAATGCTTCAAACAACTCCAACTTGCGTCTGAGCTGCCTGCTCGTGCCACCACTACTTAGCTCGTTACCTGTGCTACCTTTGCTACCTTTGCTACCGATGCCACCGATACTACCAGTGCTAACGGAGCTCACTGCGCTCTCGTCAATGCTCTCAACCTTGTATGAGTTACTCTTTATGCTCAGCAACTCTCTCAGCTCCCCGTTCGTGAACTTGGAGTCTATCAGCGAACTTCTTCCGAAGAGCGTTATCCTCTTCAGGCTCAGTCTTTTCAGAAGATGCAAAAACCTCGGGTTTATCTGACTCCTCTGGTCGCTCCTTTCCTCGTAGCTGCTCAGTCTATCCCAGTTGCCGCTAAATGCTCTTACGATATCTAGGGCCACGTTTCCGTTCCCGATAATCCCTATTTCAACCTCCTTGAGCTGCGTCAAATGACTCAAGTACTCTTCTACTCTGCTACTTTTTGTTTCTTCGTTCTTGCAGCTTGTCACGCCCTCGACACTGGCGTTCCTGCTATCTACTTCGTATATCTTCAAGTCACTCGGCAATTCGCCCCGGTAACTCTGATCGTCCTTGTGATTGTAGTACTTTATCAGATCCAGGCCGTCGAACACTCCGCACTGCTCGTTTCTCACTCTCAGGAGCCTCGACTTTTCGGCTCCGCAGCAAAGGaagataaatttatagaatTCCAGCAATTGTTCAAGTTTCAGCTGATTTCCCTAATTATCATCGTTAGCGGccttatttattcactGACTGCCTCTCACTCAGGCTCATTCACCACTTATCTACTGTTAATGTGTACGACGTTAGTATCtggttactgttactaaATATCTATTTAAACACAACAGGCATCAAACTCTATTTGCGacttaatgtgtaaatttcTTACCACTTCTAAGCCTGTAAAAAACCTGTATCTGCTGTTGATCAGCGAAAAACAGCTGGAACGGATGGAAGGCTTGTCTGGCGCAATCCCGTACCTGAACAGGCCAAAAAGCCTCTGAGATTTTTCAAAAAAGTCGATTTTTGAGCCCTTGACTAGGTTACTCAGATACTTCCCCAAGTACAAGCCGGAAGGTCCAGTTCCGACTATTGCTATTCGGGTCATACAATCCCTAACTCGGTTAGGGCACTAAAACTGGAAATTAAGGGCCAAAGCCTTCGAATTCACTCACTTTAGCGATTTTACTGTATACAAACTTTTTCGTTTCtcaataaacaataaacaataagtGGGAGCCGTGGAATCCGGGTGccacacatttattaatcAAACAATCTTATTTGCGATCAATCACTCAATAACTACTTTAATTACCGCAAATACTGGTTAAAAACTCATCTACACTGATCATATCAATTAACTATCCACGATCCACTCCAAGTACTCGCGTATTCACACATACCAACTACATTAGCTAAACTTCAAAAGCGATCCTCAAACACCAGTGCAGAGGCACAGTTAACTGGCCTGGTTCCACCGGCGCTTAATTGAGGGCGCGCCGCCCCTACAGCAGGAGGTAGTTGGCCGGGAAGACCGTGACCTCCCTCCTCGGCACCTCCACCTTCACGCCCCTGAACTTCACGGTGGGCACCTCGAGTCTGCCCTCCCTGAGCGGGATGAGCCTGAACTGCAGCTTGTGCTGCTTCTCCTCCGTCAGCTGCACGTTGTTGTTGACCACCAGCCCCTCGATGAACCAGCTCTCGTTGCTCTCGATCGAGTAGCTGAAGCTCGTGCTTTCCCTGCTGAGCAGGTGCAGCGCCACGTTGATGGGTCTGGACACGAATGCGTACCCCGGGACCTTCATCACCAAGTCCGCCTCGACCGCCTCAGTCCGGTCTAACTGCTCCCCTTGGCCGCTTTCTTGGCCGCGTGCTCCCGACTCAGTGCCTTCCTCTCTACTCGTCCCCTTCCCTGACTCGCCCGTCCCTTCTGGCgtctcttcttcctcctcgtccttgtCGTCTGAGCCGAATGCGTTCTCTGAGTCCACGGTCTGCAGACTTGCCGGGTCTATCAGGTAGAGCTGGTTGTGCGtcagctgctgcagcgACGACCTGTACTTGCGGTACAGCGAGTAGTATATCTTGATCAGGTCCACTCCCTGCACAGCGCCACTTCCGGTCTCCGGAGCATCTTCAAGGCTGTTGCCACTGCCCATGGCCTTGTTGCCAACATTGGCAGCGTCCACGGCGCTAACCTCGTTGGCTTTGCCGTTGTCGTTGGCGTTACCGTTGGCCCTGTCAGGGTTGCCAACATTGACGTTGTCATTTGCGTTTCCGTTGGCGTTTGCCTTTCCAGCGCTATTGGCCCTGTCCACGGCGGTAACCACGTCCGCGGTGCCAAGATTGACCACGTCAGCCGTGCCAACGTTGACCATGAGGTTCGTGGGCGTCGTCGCCGTCGTCGACTGACTCGGCTGATACGCAATCTTGTAGATGCTATCGTGGTCCAGCAGAGTCGTGCCTAAACGTAAATTAGCTTCTTCTAATCGAAATTTGCAACGACTACTAAACCCTAACTAACACGCACCTGCtatgatgttgttgttgagaTAAATCTGGTGTATCTTAACCAGGTCCCTGTAGAGCACCTTCACGTGTATGTTTTTCATCCCCTTGGCCTCGCTCATCCTCAGGTCGAATATTTCCCTGACCTTGACTGGGTAACTCTTTCCTCCCACTGCGTTCGTGGTGCTGGCGCTGATGCTCCCCTTCGCGGCGGCGCCCTCCGACTTCAAAGGGGAGGCGCTGGCGGTCCCGCAGACGACTGTCGAGGTGTTCGTCAAACTTATGTTTAACCTCAGTCCGGCCTTCACTGCCCCTGAGTTCGTCAGGTCTGCGCATGTCGTGTTCGAAATACCGCAGTGGGTCCCTGTCCTGCCCTCCTTCTTTGCGAGGGTGGGATCGCAGAGCTTCAGGGGCACGCAGACGATCATCCTGGTCGTGAAGTTTGGCAGCTTTATTGCGCCCATGCTGCCGCCGGACGCGCCTCCGCAGGCtgcgctgctgctggacgcGACGCCCCCTGGCTGACCCTGGCCGAGGGCGATGTTGACGACCTTGTTGTCGAGGTTGATCACTGCCATGCCACTCATGTCCACCTCCAGCATGCTCCCTTCGGCGCCTCTCGCCAACTTGCCTGCACCCTCCCCCCTGCTCAATGCCGCCACAACGTCGCTTCTCACCGTCGACATGTGCAGGTACAGTTGTCCCTCGAGCTTTTCGGCTGCCTTTTTCGTCAGGTGCACGTGCACGTAGTTGTAGCAGCTCGGGTACAGGCTCAGCGTCTTCACTGAGGAGCGCTTGAAGCTCTTGTTGAAGAGGTGGTCGTACTCGTTGCAGTTTGAGAGGCTGCACTGGACTCTGCGCTCTCCCTGCTGCCCTTCTTCTCCGTCCGAGTCTCTGGTGTCCCTTATGGTGCAGGCTTGCTTTTCGCCCTTCTGATGCTCC is a window of Theileria orientalis strain Shintoku DNA, chromosome 2, complete genome DNA encoding:
- a CDS encoding uncharacterized protein (adrenodoxin reductase family protein) — protein: MTRIAIVGTGPSGLYLGKYLSNLVKGSKIDFFEKSQRLFGLFRYGIAPDKPSIRSSCFSLINSRYRFFTGLEVGNQLKLEQLLEFYKFIFLCCGAEKSRLLRVRNEQCGVFDGLDLIKYYNHKDDQSYRGELPSDLKIYEVDSRNASVEGVTSCKNEETKSSRVEEYLSHLTQLKEVEIGIIGNGNVALDIVRAFSGNWDRLSSYEERSDQRSQINPRFLHLLKRLSLKRITLFGRSSLIDSKFTNGELRELLSIKSNSYKVESIDESAVSSVSTGNELSSGGTSRQLRRKLELFEALASLEDAGERRVEVDFKFNSRVVETVNDASGNVEQVRFVGASRVTNSGIGGGNCEEEGENRRCNLLVKCVGYEPSDLSKQLLRQVDNRRVFANGWLTSGGRGDLNHTISRSVDLARYVSGLLTSTLESAPDSDSATAGAGSRVRGDRGVAIGNTLEDRDILSYLQSKYTVRAR